One window of the Eucalyptus grandis isolate ANBG69807.140 chromosome 8, ASM1654582v1, whole genome shotgun sequence genome contains the following:
- the LOC104456736 gene encoding sucrose synthase 2, protein MAAPKLGRIPSIRDRVEDTLAAHRNELVSLLSRYVAQGKGILQPHHLLDELENIISEDEGKSSLSDGPFSEVLKSAQEAIVLPPFVAIAVRPRPGVWEYVRVNVHELSVEQLTVSEYLGFKEELVDGKSEDSFVLELDFEPFNASFPRPNRSSSIGNGVQFLNRHLSSIMFRNKDCLEPLLNFLRAHKYKGHTLMLNDRIPSISRLQSALAKAEEYLSKLPTDTPYSEFEYMLQGLGFERGWGDTAERVLEMIHLLLDILQAPDPSTLETFLGRIPMVFNVVILSPHGYFGQANVLGLPDTGGQVVYILDQVRALENEMLLRIQKQGLDIAPKILIVTRLIPDSKGTTCNQRLERVSGTEHSHILRVPFRSDQGILRKWISRFDVWPYLETFALDAAHEITAELQGFPDFIIGNYSDGNLVASLLAYKMGVTQCTIAHALEKTKYPDSDIYWKKFDEKYHFSCQFTADLLAMNNADFIITSTYQEIAGTKNTVGQYESHTAFTLPGLYRVVHGIDVFDPKFNIVSPGADMCIYFPYSEKQKRLTALHGSIEKLLYDPEQNDEHIGSLSDRSKPMIFSMARLDKVKNMTGLVECYAKNSKLRELANLVVVAGYIDVKKSKDREEIAEIEKMHELMKEYNLDGQFRWMAAQTNRARNGELYRYIADTKGVFVQPAFYEAFGLTVVEAMTCGLPTFATCHGGPAEIIEHGVSGYHIDPYHPDQAATLLADFFEQSKKDPNHWTKISAAGLQRIYERYTWKIYSERLMTLAGVYGFWKYVSKLERRETRRYLEMFYILKFRELVKTVPVAADEPH, encoded by the exons ATGGCGGCTCCGAAACTGGGTCGAATCCCGAGCATCAGGGACCGGGTCGAGGACACTCTCGCCGCTCACAGGAACGAACTCGTCTCTCTTCTCTCCAG GTATGTGGCTCAGGGGAAGGGGATTCTGCAGCCGCATCATTTGCTGGACGAGCTCGAGAACATCATCAGCGAGGACGAAGGGAAGAGCTCTCTCAGCGATGGCCCCTTCAGTGAGGTCTTGAAATCAGCACAG GAAGCCATAGTTTTGCCTCCTTTCGTGGCTATAGCAGTTCGTCCAAGGCCTGGTGTCTGGGAATATGTTCGTGTTAATGTCCATGAACTGAGTGTAGAGCAACTGACTGTTTCAGAGTATCTGGGATTCAAGGAAGAACTTGTGGATGGCAA GTCTGAAGACAGTTTTGTTCTTGAGCTTGATTTTGAGCCATTCAATGCATCTTTTCCCCGCCCAAATCGGTCTTCATCCATTGGAAATGGTGTTCAATTTCTCAATCGTCATCTTTCGTCCATTATGTTCCGCAACAAAGACTGTTTGGAGCCATTACTTAATTTTCTTCGAGCACACAAGTATAAAGGCCAT ACACTGATGCTGAATGATAGAATACCGAGCATATCGAGGCTTCAGTCTGCTTTGGCTAAAGCAGAAGAATATCTTTCGAAGCTGCCAACTGATACACCATACTCTGAATTTGAATATAT GTTACAAGGTTTGGGATTTGAGAGAGGGTGGGGTGATACTGCAGAGAGGGTACTAGAAATGATTCATCTCCTATTGGATATACTCCAGGCTCCTGATCCCTCTACTCTAGAAACATTTCTTGGGAGGATACCTATGGTGTTTAACGTTGTCATTTTGTCTCCACATGGATACTTTGGGCAAGCAAATGTGTTGGGTTTACCTGACACCGGTGGGCAG GTTGTTTACATACTGGATCAAGTTCGTGCCTTGGAGAATGAAATGTTACTGAGGATACAGAAGCAGGGGCTGGATATAGCTCCCAAAATCCTTATT GTTACTAGGCTAATACCTGATTCAAAGGGAACCACCTGTAATCAGCGGCTTGAAAGAGTTAGTGGAACAGAACATAGTCATATCTTACGAGTTCCTTTCAGATCTGATCAAGGAATTCTGCGTAAATGGATCTCTCGGTTTGATGTGTGGCCTTATCTGGAGACGTTTGCCCTG GATGCAGCACATGAAATTACAGCGGAGTTACAAGGCTTTCCTGATTTTATAATTGGGAACTATAGTGATGGTAATCTGGTTGCTTCAttattggcttataaaatgggAGTCACACAG TGCACCATAGCACATGCTTTGGAGAAGACAAAATATCCGGACTCTGACATATATTGGAAAAAGTTTGATGAGAAGTACCACTTTTCATGTCAATTTACTGCTGACTTACTAGCCATGAATAATGCAGACTTTATCATCACCAGCACATACCAAGAGATAGCAGGAAC GAAAAATACCGTTGGGCAGTATGAGAGCCACACTGCCTTCACTCTTCCAGGGCTGTACAGAGTTGTTCATGGGATTGATGTTTTTGATCCAAAGTTCAACATTGTCTCCCCTGGGGCAGATATGTGCATCTATTTCCCCTACTCTGAAAAGCAGAAGAGACTCACAGCTTTGCATGGATCAATAGAAAAGCTGCTATATGATCCTGAACAAAATGATGAGCACAT AGGATCATTGTCTGATCGGTCCAAGCCCATGATCTTTTCCATGGCAAGGCTGGACAAAGTGAAGAATATGACAGGGCTGGTTGAATGCTATGCTAAGAATTCAAAATTGAGGGAACTAGCAAATCTTGTAGTGGTGGCTGGTTACATTGATGTGAAGAAGTCAAAGGACAGAGAAGAGATAGCAGAAATCGAAAAGATGCATGAACTGATGAAGGAATACAATTTGGATGGTCAATTTCGTTGGATGGCAGCCCAAACAAATCGGGCACGTAATGGAGAGCTTTACCGCTATATAGCAGACACAAAAGGTGTTTTTGTTCAG CCGGCTTTTTATGAAGCTTTTGGACTTACAGTTGTTGAGGCTATGACGTGCGGCCTTCCAAcatttgccacttgtcatgGTGGTCCGGCAGAGATAATTGAACATGGTGTATCAGGATATCATATTGATCCATATCATCCTGACCAGGCTGCTACCCTACTGGCAGATTTCTTTGAGCAAAGTAAAAAGGACCCCAATCACTGGACTAAAATCTCTGCTGCTGGACTTCAGAGGATCTATGAAAG GTACACCTGGAAGATTTATTCAGAGAGGCTGATGACACTGGCAGGGGTTTATGGCTTCTGGAAGTATGTTTCAAAGCTCGAGAGGCGTGAGACCCGGCGATATCTTGAGATGTTTTACATTCTTAAATTCCGGGAATTG GTGAAAACTGTTCCCGTGGCAGCCGACGAGCCCCATTAA